ATGGACCCAGTTCAGGGGCTTCTGGAAAATCAACAGCCGGGCGACCAACAATCTTATAAGTACCTCCTGGTGTGGATAATGTGACTCGATTATCTTCAGACCATTTAAAGGTCAACTCGGTATCCGGTAGTTCATTTGTGATCTCCTGCAGCAATCTTACAGGAAGTGCTACTGCGCCATCTTCGTTACCCAGGACATCCAGATTCAGGGTGTAGGTAATTTCAATATCAGTAGCGCGCATGGAGAGGATATTCCCTTTCACAGAAAAGAGAATGTGGTTAAGAATAGGCATGGTGGAGCGGGTGGGGCTGACGCGAGCCACCTTTTGCAGTCCGTGTAAAAGTGTTGAAGATTCAACGGTAAATTGCATGATCATGATCTCCGAATGTCGGGGTTACTCTGTCCTTAAACTAGCAAACCAAACTAAACTTCCACAGGGGCAATTCAAAGCTTGAACCTGTCAATTTTTGCAGACATTTGAAAAACTTCGCCCAAAATCACCCCTTAAACGCCATGAGATGTGCTGAGGCAGGGGTAAGTTAGGGTAAAACAAGGAAAAATTAACAAGTAAAAAGTAAGAGGTGGTGGTCTGTTGGGTTAAAAAGGGGGCGGCTAAAATTATCCAGGCAAAAACCCTTGATCACCCACATTAAACCCCTATCTTCGCCCAACCCGAAACCAACAATCGAACAATAAAAGCAGCTCAGGCATATTATGAGAGTAAATACCATTAGTATTGGGGGGATAGATGAAACGCCTCTGGAGTTTGATAAAAACGCATGAATAAGGATATAAATATTTGCCTCTTCCGGAGCCTCTCTCACTCACAACGATTCCATCGGGATCATATATTAATACTTTTAACCGGAGAACACATGCTCACAGCACAAACATCACCCCAAACAGAACCCATTGGGATTACATGCCTGTATGCCCGGCAAAAAAACCAGAGATAACCCTTCACTTTCACTCCAGGAGAATCCATTTTATAAGATGACCACATTTCGACAGAGCTCAATGGCCGCATTTCGACAGGGTTTTGTGATATGTATGTAGAGATTGCTTTCCCCCTACAACTGGAGCAAGCTTTTACCTATACCGTTCCTGATGACCTGAAGGATGTTGTTCAAATTGGCCAGCGTGTGATCGCTTCCCTTGGGCGTCGCAAACAACAGGGTATGATCATTGGCATCAAGTCAAAACCACCAGCAGATTTCACTGGGAAGTTGAAAAGTTTCGAAAATATTGTTGATCCGGTTCCGGTTTTCAATAGTCCCCTCATCAGTTTGCTCAAGTGGATGAGCAGTTATTATTTCACCCCATTGGGTAAGGTTATCCAGTCCGCTATTCCCTCAGACGCACGGTTGAGGAAAGAAGTTATCGTTCAGGTCAGCCCCCTTCTAAAAGGGACAGATGAATTCTCCAAACATCTGGCACACAAGGGTGTCATAAAATTATCAGCTCTAAAACGAAAATTTGGTGGACAAGGTATGCTCAACCGTCTTGCTGCACTTCAACGGCAGGGGTTTGTTGAACTGGAGAATGATTTTTCTTTTAAGGGTCAACGCAACAAAGACTACCTGGTCATTCCAGATCTGGGACGAGATTCTGAAATACCCACAAATGCTCGCGCTCAGCAGAAAGCATTTGATGTACTCAATGATTATCCTCAAGGTATTTCGAAATACAAACTGAAAGCGGAATTTTCAGTAAGCTTTCCCATTATTCAAAAACTGGCCGACCGTGGGCTGGTCAAACTTGAAGAAATGGAACCGAACATCGACCCGCTCAAAGATTATCATCGACCACCACCCAGGGAAGTCACGCTAAACCACGAGCAACAGGTGGCTTTTAGTGAACTCAAAAGATCGCTGGACAAAAAAACATTTGCACCATATTTGTTGTTTGGTGTCGCCGGAAGCGGCAAAACTGAAGTTTATTTAAACGCCGCAGGTCAAGCCTTGAAACAAGGTCGTTCAGTCATCATTCTGGTGCCGGAGATAGCCCTGGCACCTCAGATCGCCTACCGTTTTCAGTCCCGGTTTGGTAATATTGTAGCCCTCTGGCACTCAGGACTGAAAGGAGCGGAAAGAGTTTGGACCTGGCAGCAGATTCAGAAAGACCGATTTAAAATCGTTGTTGGAGCTCGTTCGGCTGTGTTGACACCCATCCGGGATTTGGGACTGATCATTGTTGATGAGGAACAAGAGAATAGTTACAAACAACAGGACAGTGAACCACGGTACCATGCAAGGGATGTCGCCCTGGTGCGTGGTAGGGAGGAACACGCAGTTGTTTTACTTGGTTCCGCTACACCCGCCCTGGAGAGCTACTACAACTTGAGTTTAAAACGTTACAAGGGTTTACATCTCACCAAGCGTTGGGAAAAAGCCCGGCCGCCCCAGGTGGATGTCGTTGATATGGGCCAGGAGCGAGAGGAAACCAGAGATTTTACAAATCCCTTTTCCCGGAAATTGGTTGAAGCTATTCAAGAGACCCTGGCAAACGAAAAACAGATCATTCTCTTTCAGAATCGCCGGGGTTATGCACCGGTGATCACCTGTCGTGATTGTAACTGGACCATGACCTGTCCTCACGATGAATTATCATTGACCTATCATAAGATAGGCAATAAGATGAGATGTCATTTTTGTGATTATCAAGCTCCTCCACCGCAGAGTTGTCCGGAATGTCGTTCGCTGGAATTAAAATTCGGAGGCATGGGCACCCAGTTGGTGGAAGAGGCTCTGGAAGCGCAGTTTCCTGATGTGCCGGTCTGTCGCATGGATATGGATACGACCAGGGGAAAGGGTGCTCATACAAAATTGCTGGGTGATTTTGCCAGAGGTAATTACAAAATATTGCTGGGTACCCAAATGATCGCTAAAGGTCTGGATTTTGAAAATGTCACTCTGGTGGGCGTGATAAATGCTGATTCGGGTTTACATTTCCCGGATTTTCGGGCTAGAGAACGTACTTTTCAACTGACCTATCAGGTTGCAGGACGCTCAGGTCGGGGTGAATTCCCCGGTCGGGTTGTGGTACAGACCTGGATGCCTGATGATATCTCCATTAAATGTGCTACCCGTCATGATGTAAAGTTTTTCTATAACAGTGAGCTCAATGACCGGAATCAGTTGAATTATCCTCCCTTTTCACGTATGATTGCCTTCAGTTTTCAGGGGCGTTTTCGAGAGGGTGTACTTGAATTGACGGAAAAAGCGGCCCGGGGTCTGAAAAACCAGAAGATCGTTGAACTACTTGGACCGGCTCCAGCCATGATCGAAAAAAGCCACCTGGGATATCACTGGAAACTGGTTTTGAAAAGCAGTAAGGAAAAAGACCCTCAGGGTTCCTTACTCAGACAAGCCGCCCGTCACATTTTGCAAAACACCCAGGACCGTCATGTGAGGGTTACTGTCGATGTGGATCCCTACCAAATCCTATAAGACTATTTTAAAGCAGGGCGATAATTCGAATAAAATGAATCGAAAGACTCACATTTTCCGAAAGAATGCTTCACGAAACACCCCGGCTCAAGCCAGAATTATTTTTATCGCCCTAATTCTAACTCTGTTTAATACCGTTAATGCCAACCCGCTCCAATTAAAGACAGACAATCTTACCCTGATCAGCGACAAGGGTGATTCGACTCTTCTGCGTCAAGCAATCCAGTTAATTCAAGAAGAACAGCGTATTTATCCCCTGAAATTCGGATTACGATTGGAAAAAGAACTTGATGTGTATTTCTATTATGATATTGATGCTATTGGTTCTCGTATACATACTGTTCCCTATTGGAGCGGCGGAATTGCTCGGGCAGGCTCAGAGATCCATATCTATGGAAGGAATCGCAGT
This DNA window, taken from Candidatus Neomarinimicrobiota bacterium, encodes the following:
- the priA gene encoding primosomal protein N', which gives rise to MYVEIAFPLQLEQAFTYTVPDDLKDVVQIGQRVIASLGRRKQQGMIIGIKSKPPADFTGKLKSFENIVDPVPVFNSPLISLLKWMSSYYFTPLGKVIQSAIPSDARLRKEVIVQVSPLLKGTDEFSKHLAHKGVIKLSALKRKFGGQGMLNRLAALQRQGFVELENDFSFKGQRNKDYLVIPDLGRDSEIPTNARAQQKAFDVLNDYPQGISKYKLKAEFSVSFPIIQKLADRGLVKLEEMEPNIDPLKDYHRPPPREVTLNHEQQVAFSELKRSLDKKTFAPYLLFGVAGSGKTEVYLNAAGQALKQGRSVIILVPEIALAPQIAYRFQSRFGNIVALWHSGLKGAERVWTWQQIQKDRFKIVVGARSAVLTPIRDLGLIIVDEEQENSYKQQDSEPRYHARDVALVRGREEHAVVLLGSATPALESYYNLSLKRYKGLHLTKRWEKARPPQVDVVDMGQEREETRDFTNPFSRKLVEAIQETLANEKQIILFQNRRGYAPVITCRDCNWTMTCPHDELSLTYHKIGNKMRCHFCDYQAPPPQSCPECRSLELKFGGMGTQLVEEALEAQFPDVPVCRMDMDTTRGKGAHTKLLGDFARGNYKILLGTQMIAKGLDFENVTLVGVINADSGLHFPDFRARERTFQLTYQVAGRSGRGEFPGRVVVQTWMPDDISIKCATRHDVKFFYNSELNDRNQLNYPPFSRMIAFSFQGRFREGVLELTEKAARGLKNQKIVELLGPAPAMIEKSHLGYHWKLVLKSSKEKDPQGSLLRQAARHILQNTQDRHVRVTVDVDPYQIL